In Synechococcus sp. PCC 6312, one genomic interval encodes:
- a CDS encoding cobalamin-binding protein, translating to MLTENHRVISLIPSATEIVAALGGELFLVGRSHECDYPETVKQLPICTAPNFNPQGNSQAIHERVTELLEKALSIYRVDLEQLKQLNPTHIITQAQCEVCAVSLGDVQAAVNQLTETAPEIISLQPRTLADVYQDIQTVAQALHLDPKPVLDDIETRLTIVNLESRTPDLFQTQTNTNPLKVACIEWTDPLMAAGNWVPELVELAGGQNLLGQVGEHSPWLDFQELVKHQPDVIIFMPCGFNLFQTQIAVQELLSQPAWVNLLAREHPKLYAVDGNQYFNRPGPRLVDSAEIIGEILHAARSPEGKLNQGKFASQGAWATIPTEADRVTQAIVQG from the coding sequence TTGCTAACTGAAAACCACCGTGTTATTTCCCTAATTCCCAGTGCGACTGAAATTGTGGCGGCGTTGGGCGGCGAACTCTTCTTAGTGGGGCGTTCCCATGAGTGCGACTATCCAGAAACCGTTAAACAGTTGCCCATTTGTACCGCTCCCAACTTTAATCCTCAAGGGAATAGCCAGGCCATTCATGAACGGGTGACAGAACTCTTAGAAAAAGCTCTCAGTATTTATCGAGTTGATCTAGAGCAATTGAAACAGTTAAACCCGACCCATATTATTACTCAGGCCCAGTGTGAGGTCTGTGCCGTTAGCCTCGGGGATGTCCAGGCCGCGGTGAATCAATTAACCGAAACAGCCCCAGAAATTATTTCTCTCCAACCCCGAACATTGGCCGATGTCTATCAGGATATTCAAACCGTAGCCCAGGCCTTGCATCTTGATCCCAAGCCTGTTCTTGATGACATTGAAACTCGCCTCACAATTGTCAATCTAGAATCTCGAACTCCTGATTTATTTCAAACTCAAACGAATACAAATCCCCTCAAGGTGGCCTGTATTGAATGGACAGATCCCCTCATGGCCGCCGGAAATTGGGTACCGGAATTAGTTGAATTAGCCGGTGGTCAAAACCTGCTTGGACAAGTTGGTGAACATTCCCCTTGGCTCGATTTTCAGGAATTGGTCAAGCATCAACCCGATGTAATCATTTTTATGCCCTGTGGATTTAATTTATTCCAAACCCAAATAGCGGTGCAGGAGTTGTTGAGTCAACCGGCCTGGGTAAATCTTCTAGCAAGAGAACATCCTAAACTCTATGCCGTAGATGGCAATCAATATTTCAACCGTCCCGGCCCAAGACTGGTGGATTCGGCGGAAATTATCGGGGAAATTTTACACGCTGCCCGGAGTCCTGAGGGAAAATTGAATCAAGGCAAATTTGCGTCCCAAGGGGCCTGGGCTACCATCCCAACCGAGGCTGATCGAGTTACTCAGGCGATTGTCCAAGGGTAG
- a CDS encoding linear amide C-N hydrolase, translating into MTINIQFLGSTLLAVLSALVLEATLLSSPAQACTRILWNNNKLAVVVGRTMDWPESTEPILTVFPRGMKRNGGLLGPTLVVPENPAQWTSKYGSLVTTVYGMGTADGLNEKGLGMHMLYLTATEFGPRNPSKAGVQAGLWGQYLLDNAATVKDAIALMNQIQPVMVAIDGMKSTVHLAIEDASGDSAILEYINGNLVIHHGPEYRIMTNDPPYDQQLAFLKNWDFTNATRQTPLPGNVDPKDRFVRATYYQMMLPEPKTQQEAIAGILAIARNVSVPFGAPNNIPGSLYNTEYRTAIDLTHRRYFFELSLSPNVIWVDLDKLDLRNGAPVLTLDPDNLELSGNVAAKFKQADKTPF; encoded by the coding sequence ATGACAATAAATATTCAATTCCTGGGAAGTACCCTATTGGCGGTGCTTTCGGCTCTAGTTCTAGAAGCGACACTTTTGTCTTCTCCAGCCCAGGCCTGTACCCGGATTTTGTGGAATAACAATAAATTGGCTGTGGTGGTGGGGCGAACCATGGACTGGCCAGAATCTACGGAACCCATCCTGACGGTCTTTCCCCGCGGAATGAAACGGAATGGCGGACTTTTGGGGCCAACCCTAGTCGTACCAGAAAATCCGGCTCAATGGACATCTAAATATGGGAGCCTTGTCACCACTGTCTATGGAATGGGGACAGCAGATGGCCTGAATGAAAAGGGCCTGGGGATGCATATGCTCTATCTAACAGCGACAGAGTTTGGGCCTCGGAATCCGAGTAAAGCGGGGGTGCAGGCCGGCCTGTGGGGACAATATTTATTAGATAATGCCGCCACGGTTAAAGACGCTATTGCCTTGATGAATCAGATTCAGCCGGTCATGGTTGCGATTGATGGCATGAAGTCAACTGTTCATTTAGCGATTGAGGATGCCAGCGGAGATTCAGCAATTCTGGAATATATTAACGGCAATCTAGTTATCCACCATGGCCCAGAGTATCGGATCATGACCAATGATCCCCCCTATGACCAACAGCTAGCATTTCTGAAGAATTGGGACTTTACGAATGCGACGCGGCAAACTCCCCTCCCCGGCAATGTGGATCCGAAAGATCGCTTTGTCCGGGCCACCTATTACCAAATGATGCTGCCAGAGCCGAAAACGCAACAGGAAGCCATTGCCGGTATTTTAGCCATTGCCCGAAATGTCTCCGTTCCCTTTGGGGCCCCGAATAATATCCCTGGCTCCCTGTACAACACGGAATATCGCACTGCGATTGACCTGACCCATCGGCGTTACTTTTTTGAGTTAAGCCTAAGCCCGAATGTGATTTGGGTTGATCTCGATAAGCTCGATCTTAGAAATGGAGCCCCAGTGTTAACTCTTGACCCTGATAATCTGGAGCTATCGGGCAATGTGGCGGCAAAGTTTAAACAGGCGGATAAAACTCCCTTCTAG
- the tatC gene encoding twin-arginine translocase subunit TatC, with protein MSSTLDTETPVVEQNLALASDLDLEDEPTDPNDERPFEVEMGLFDHLEELRQRIFYGFIAVAVGIIGCFTQVRQIVQLLQVPAQGAKFLQLGPGEYFFVSCKVAAYCGILVASPVIMYQVIRFVLPGLTRREQRLLGPAVFGSAALFAAGLAFAYGLLIPAALRFFISYGADVVEQIWSIDKYFDFVLLLLFATGLAFQIPVLQLLLIALGIVSVPQMVSGWRFVIVAAVILGAVLTPSIDPITQGLFGGALVFLYFTGIGLGILFQRSTGFTQAPN; from the coding sequence ATGAGTTCTACCCTCGATACCGAAACACCAGTTGTTGAGCAAAATCTAGCCCTCGCCTCTGATCTAGATTTAGAGGATGAACCGACTGATCCCAATGATGAGCGACCCTTTGAAGTGGAAATGGGCTTGTTCGACCACCTTGAAGAACTCCGACAACGAATTTTCTACGGGTTTATCGCCGTGGCGGTTGGGATCATTGGCTGCTTCACCCAAGTCCGGCAAATTGTCCAACTCCTGCAGGTACCTGCCCAAGGAGCCAAGTTCTTACAGTTGGGGCCTGGAGAATACTTTTTTGTCTCCTGTAAGGTGGCGGCCTATTGCGGCATTTTAGTCGCCAGCCCGGTGATTATGTATCAGGTCATTCGCTTTGTTTTGCCCGGTTTAACCCGCCGTGAGCAGCGTTTATTGGGCCCGGCTGTGTTTGGTTCAGCGGCTCTCTTTGCGGCTGGCCTGGCCTTTGCCTATGGCTTACTAATTCCGGCGGCATTGCGCTTTTTCATTAGCTACGGGGCGGATGTGGTCGAGCAAATTTGGTCTATTGATAAATACTTTGATTTTGTTTTATTGCTGTTATTCGCCACAGGCCTGGCCTTTCAAATTCCGGTTTTACAGCTATTACTGATTGCCTTAGGTATTGTTTCCGTGCCACAAATGGTATCGGGTTGGCGATTTGTCATTGTTGCAGCCGTGATTCTGGGCGCAGTCTTAACTCCTTCCATTGATCCGATTACCCAAGGTTTGTTTGGTGGTGCGCTGGTGTTTTTATATTTCACCGGCATTGGCCTGGGGATTTTATTTCAACGCTCTACAGGTTTCACCCAGGCCCCCAATTAA
- a CDS encoding EVE domain-containing protein: MKSEPNTFSWADLKAAPGQTTCWEGVRNYQARNLMRDVMKQGDQVFFYHSNANPPAIMGIAKVVREAYADHFAFDPRSQYYDPKSTPEKPIWLMVDIQYWQDIISPITLPELRTVPGLESMMLLQKGSRLSVQPVTPQAWEIIQQLRARS, from the coding sequence ATGAAATCTGAGCCAAATACTTTTTCTTGGGCAGACCTAAAAGCCGCTCCAGGCCAGACTACCTGTTGGGAAGGGGTGCGAAATTACCAGGCCCGGAATTTAATGCGTGATGTCATGAAGCAAGGGGATCAGGTCTTTTTCTATCACAGTAATGCCAACCCTCCAGCGATCATGGGCATTGCCAAGGTTGTCCGAGAAGCCTATGCCGATCATTTTGCCTTTGACCCCAGGAGTCAGTACTACGACCCCAAAAGTACCCCTGAAAAACCCATTTGGCTGATGGTAGATATTCAGTACTGGCAAGATATTATCTCGCCGATTACATTACCCGAATTACGCACTGTTCCCGGCCTGGAGTCCATGATGTTATTGCAAAAAGGCAGTCGGCTCTCGGTGCAGCCCGTTACCCCCCAGGCCTGGGAAATTATTCAACAATTGCGGGCAAGGAGCTAA
- a CDS encoding carbohydrate ABC transporter permease, with the protein MPASKVSSSQRSGLFRQYFQRGTPYFFLIPALLLMGLTVFWPAIQAFYLSFTRFEYDLTQAPEWVGLANFQQLAQDRVFWQTLGNSLVYLVGVVPILVFMPLVLAILVNRKLPGMHWFRTAYYTPVIISMVVAGIAWRWLYAQEGLFNQLLKELGWVQTAVPWLTSPQLALFSVMAVTIWKGLGYYMVIYLAGLQGISEDLYEAAALDGSDGWRKHWDITLPLMRPYLLLVGVISAISATKVFEEVYVMTQGGPLNSSKTIVYYLYEKAFMDLEVSYACTIGLVLFLVIFILSLINLKLSQGRGLVN; encoded by the coding sequence ATGCCTGCATCTAAGGTGTCTTCGTCTCAACGCTCAGGGCTGTTCCGGCAATATTTCCAGCGGGGAACTCCTTATTTTTTCTTGATACCAGCCTTACTCCTGATGGGGTTGACGGTGTTTTGGCCAGCGATTCAGGCGTTTTACTTAAGCTTTACCCGCTTTGAATACGATCTCACCCAGGCCCCGGAATGGGTTGGTTTAGCAAATTTTCAACAATTGGCCCAGGATCGGGTCTTTTGGCAAACGTTGGGCAATTCCCTGGTGTATTTAGTTGGGGTTGTGCCGATTCTAGTCTTCATGCCCCTAGTCTTAGCGATTCTGGTCAATCGAAAACTGCCGGGAATGCACTGGTTTCGGACAGCCTATTACACTCCAGTCATTATTTCCATGGTGGTGGCGGGAATTGCCTGGCGGTGGCTCTATGCCCAAGAGGGACTTTTCAATCAACTCCTGAAGGAATTAGGGTGGGTACAAACGGCCGTCCCTTGGTTAACCAGTCCGCAACTGGCCCTATTTAGCGTCATGGCGGTAACAATTTGGAAAGGCCTGGGCTATTACATGGTCATTTATTTAGCTGGCTTACAGGGCATTTCCGAGGATCTCTATGAAGCGGCCGCCCTAGATGGTTCCGATGGCTGGCGTAAACATTGGGATATTACCTTGCCCTTAATGCGGCCCTACTTGCTCTTGGTGGGGGTAATTTCAGCTATTTCGGCCACAAAAGTCTTTGAAGAGGTCTATGTGATGACCCAAGGCGGCCCCTTAAATAGCTCGAAAACGATTGTTTACTATCTCTATGAAAAAGCATTCATGGATTTAGAAGTGAGTTATGCCTGTACGATTGGTTTAGTCTTGTTCCTGGTTATTTTTATCCTATCGTTAATCAACTTAAAACTCAGTCAAGGGCGGGGCCTGGTCAATTAG
- a CDS encoding AI-2E family transporter, with protein sequence MNWLGPRHSLQRYLTLAGLGPIIALNLWVWHQLFLYFEYLLSVLIIAAILAYLLNGLAAWLQRFSLTRLQAMIMVLGFVLIIFTVVGFTLIPAIATQSQQLIERLPEIVNSGNDSLQGVIAFGHRFRFPFNFEQITEELLNQLKVILSVLPDLAFTTLGRFVDALLVLVLTVYMLFYGGQLWGALVSSIPQPWGPIIDQSLRLNIQKFFSAQLVLGLFMFLALLPVMIYLGVNFSLLFALIIGLAQLIPVIGATVGIGLVVLVVLFQDVWLAVNVLVIAVFFQQIKDNILAPRLLGNIIGLNPLWQFIALLIGGRVAGLLGVFLSIPIAATIKATIEKIRELEADSLEKTTP encoded by the coding sequence ATGAATTGGTTAGGGCCACGCCACTCCTTACAACGCTATTTAACCCTAGCGGGCCTGGGGCCGATCATTGCCCTGAATTTATGGGTTTGGCATCAGCTATTTCTCTATTTTGAATATCTCCTGTCTGTACTGATCATTGCCGCAATTTTGGCCTATTTATTGAACGGGCTGGCGGCCTGGTTACAACGCTTTTCCCTAACTCGGCTCCAGGCCATGATTATGGTGTTGGGTTTTGTCCTGATTATTTTTACGGTGGTGGGATTCACCTTAATTCCGGCCATTGCAACCCAGTCCCAGCAGCTCATTGAACGTTTACCGGAAATTGTTAATTCTGGCAATGATAGCTTGCAGGGCGTGATTGCCTTTGGGCATCGGTTTCGGTTTCCTTTTAATTTTGAACAGATAACGGAAGAATTACTAAATCAATTGAAGGTGATTTTGAGTGTTTTACCGGATTTGGCGTTTACAACCTTGGGCCGGTTTGTGGATGCGCTTTTGGTACTGGTCTTAACCGTTTATATGCTGTTCTATGGGGGACAACTGTGGGGAGCTTTAGTTAGTTCTATTCCCCAGCCTTGGGGGCCGATTATTGATCAATCATTGCGGCTGAATATTCAAAAGTTCTTTTCGGCCCAGTTGGTCTTGGGACTATTCATGTTTCTAGCCCTCTTGCCCGTGATGATTTATTTGGGAGTTAACTTTAGCCTCTTGTTTGCCTTAATCATTGGCCTGGCCCAGTTAATTCCAGTCATTGGAGCCACCGTTGGCATTGGCCTGGTGGTTTTGGTGGTGCTGTTTCAGGATGTTTGGTTGGCGGTGAATGTGCTGGTGATAGCCGTCTTTTTTCAGCAAATCAAGGACAACATTCTTGCCCCCCGACTGTTGGGGAATATTATTGGCTTGAATCCCCTCTGGCAGTTTATTGCTCTTTTAATTGGGGGACGAGTTGCGGGATTATTAGGAGTTTTTCTCTCCATTCCCATTGCTGCCACCATCAAAGCCACGATTGAGAAGATTCGTGAACTAGAAGCGGACAGCCTGGAAAAAACAACACCCTAG
- a CDS encoding DUF3153 domain-containing protein: MNKIPSLLLVRQLSAKLAGLNPLSQVRVWLIMGLVTLVLGLSGCVQADLAIQIKGQAGGEIQQHLQVSRSARPFLEQLQQQAGKLGGTSKRQNGQTLDLRIPFERPEDLASKLNGLLAPLTQTEAPNVPTLPAQAEVTDQNLLLFIRGQFDYTIDLRAFGIASGSRSDAVVLSPQELVALTISLETPWGARPGQASAKDNSLTLINPHLVKHGHTLTWTLEPGYINHLQAVFIYPSLVGWGALGIVGLLSLAWYWRYRPLALAAQKLTNRNPAAS, encoded by the coding sequence GTGAACAAAATCCCATCTCTCCTTTTGGTACGGCAATTATCGGCTAAATTGGCTGGGTTAAACCCTTTGAGTCAAGTCCGAGTTTGGCTTATCATGGGCCTGGTGACCTTGGTTTTGGGCTTATCAGGATGTGTCCAGGCCGACTTAGCAATTCAAATCAAGGGCCAGGCCGGCGGTGAAATTCAGCAACATCTCCAAGTCTCCCGTTCTGCTCGTCCATTTCTAGAGCAACTCCAACAGCAAGCCGGCAAACTGGGGGGAACGAGCAAACGCCAAAATGGGCAAACCCTTGATCTTCGCATCCCCTTTGAGCGCCCGGAAGATTTAGCCAGCAAACTCAATGGCCTCTTAGCTCCCCTGACTCAAACTGAGGCCCCGAACGTACCGACCCTTCCCGCCCAGGCCGAGGTGACGGATCAAAATCTTTTATTGTTTATCCGGGGACAGTTTGACTACACCATAGATTTACGTGCTTTTGGGATTGCCTCTGGCAGTCGTTCTGATGCGGTTGTCCTCAGTCCCCAGGAATTAGTTGCCTTAACCATTAGCTTAGAAACGCCTTGGGGGGCCAGGCCTGGGCAAGCATCAGCCAAAGATAACAGCCTCACCCTCATCAATCCCCATCTGGTCAAGCACGGACATACCCTGACTTGGACATTAGAACCGGGCTATATCAATCATCTCCAAGCGGTCTTTATTTATCCCAGTTTGGTGGGTTGGGGCGCGCTAGGCATTGTTGGGTTGCTGTCCCTGGCCTGGTATTGGCGGTATCGGCCCTTAGCTCTAGCTGCCCAAAAATTAACTAATCGTAACCCTGCTGCATCCTGA
- a CDS encoding ABC-2 family transporter protein has translation MALKIKLRAHQAWVMLTVYYAYMNEYRAELLLWMLSGSLPLILMGVWVQAAEQGNFGMTPIALARYFLAVFLTRQFTVVWVIYDFEKEVVEGTLSPRLLQPIDPVWHHVAGHLGERVARLPFSFALIPLFFLLYPEAAWIPEGGRLLLFVPLILLTFALRFLIQYTLALLAFWTERATALEQFWYLFYLFLSGMIAPLSLYPPGLAAVLMWTPFPYLIYIPASVLVGLPVNWLQAVGVSLLWLGIVWILNRWLWRKGLKRYSGMGA, from the coding sequence ATGGCCCTCAAAATCAAACTACGCGCCCACCAGGCCTGGGTGATGCTCACGGTCTATTACGCCTACATGAACGAATATCGAGCCGAGTTACTGCTCTGGATGCTGTCCGGTTCCTTACCTTTAATTCTCATGGGGGTTTGGGTGCAAGCGGCTGAACAGGGTAACTTTGGGATGACCCCCATTGCCTTGGCGCGGTACTTTTTGGCCGTATTTCTCACCCGACAGTTTACGGTGGTCTGGGTCATTTATGACTTTGAAAAGGAAGTGGTTGAGGGGACATTATCACCGCGCCTCCTCCAGCCCATAGACCCGGTTTGGCATCATGTCGCTGGTCATTTAGGAGAACGGGTGGCTCGCTTGCCCTTTAGTTTTGCCCTGATTCCCCTCTTTTTTCTTCTCTACCCCGAAGCAGCTTGGATTCCCGAAGGGGGGCGGCTTTTGCTGTTTGTCCCCTTAATTTTGCTGACCTTTGCCCTGCGCTTTCTGATTCAATACACCCTGGCTCTCTTGGCGTTTTGGACGGAACGAGCTACGGCCCTAGAGCAGTTTTGGTACTTGTTTTACCTATTTCTTTCAGGAATGATTGCTCCCTTATCTCTCTATCCCCCCGGCCTAGCTGCGGTGCTGATGTGGACTCCCTTTCCCTATCTGATCTATATCCCTGCCAGTGTATTGGTGGGTTTACCCGTCAATTGGCTCCAGGCCGTTGGGGTGAGTTTGCTATGGTTAGGGATTGTCTGGATCCTCAATCGCTGGTTGTGGCGCAAGGGACTCAAACGATATTCAGGCATGGGGGCGTGA
- a CDS encoding DUF2085 domain-containing protein, translating to MTTKLVQPPFNKPTQEKTARKTRLKSQIADLVLAGLVSGPIAAPFLAASGLPVLTQIADIIYTMGLFVCPQPEMSLMLWPHWLMAVCMRCYGTVLALVFCRWLWSRSSGQEAYWLGQYGVWGGLIAVVMMLFYPLEWWLQQVGVWDYMNWVVFPFGWVAGLGLGLWVAPALYSRPHA from the coding sequence GTGACCACCAAGTTAGTCCAACCACCGTTTAACAAACCGACTCAGGAAAAAACAGCCCGCAAAACTCGACTCAAAAGCCAAATTGCCGATCTTGTCCTCGCTGGCCTGGTGAGTGGCCCGATTGCTGCCCCGTTTTTAGCCGCCAGTGGCTTACCCGTCCTAACCCAGATTGCTGACATTATTTACACGATGGGTTTGTTTGTCTGTCCCCAGCCGGAAATGAGTTTGATGCTCTGGCCCCACTGGTTAATGGCGGTTTGTATGCGCTGTTATGGTACGGTTTTGGCTCTGGTATTTTGTCGGTGGCTATGGAGTCGTAGTTCTGGCCAGGAAGCCTATTGGTTGGGGCAGTATGGGGTTTGGGGCGGTCTGATTGCCGTAGTGATGATGTTGTTCTATCCCCTGGAATGGTGGTTGCAGCAGGTGGGGGTTTGGGATTACATGAATTGGGTTGTGTTTCCCTTTGGTTGGGTTGCGGGCCTGGGCCTGGGATTGTGGGTTGCCCCAGCGTTGTATTCACGCCCCCATGCCTGA
- a CDS encoding lipopolysaccharide assembly protein LapB, which produces MEKAGMNRRKLFTLIVLVIGILPFLVISLAPLIGSIFRTGPTAPITTPSPTAQAADTVKKYEAEETGYQAVLEREPDNIAALEGLINARLQLIGLGKRPVETIITPLERLTTLNPTQPQYAVLLAQAQEQAGKPEEAARTYQTVLDKNPTNINALRGLAQLELKQERPEAALGLVQDAIQSLKAAPETPESQENLLAVNLILGDIYMSRQDYAQALTHFTQLAQDHPNDFRPILGQAIALKSEGKSADAAPLFNQAVSLAPPQVKDQIKRLAAANTPNTATSPAPSSTDSPTPAP; this is translated from the coding sequence ATGGAAAAAGCGGGCATGAATCGGCGGAAACTGTTCACCCTGATTGTTCTGGTGATTGGCATTCTCCCGTTTTTGGTCATTTCCCTTGCACCCCTGATCGGTTCAATTTTTCGGACTGGCCCAACCGCGCCCATCACCACACCCTCCCCCACCGCCCAAGCTGCTGATACGGTCAAAAAGTATGAGGCTGAGGAAACGGGATACCAGGCCGTCTTGGAGCGGGAACCGGATAATATTGCTGCTTTGGAAGGGTTAATCAATGCGCGCCTCCAGCTGATTGGCCTGGGTAAACGCCCGGTGGAGACCATCATTACCCCCCTGGAACGATTGACAACCCTCAACCCGACCCAACCCCAATATGCTGTCCTCCTCGCCCAGGCCCAGGAACAAGCTGGCAAACCGGAGGAGGCTGCACGCACCTATCAGACCGTATTAGACAAGAATCCAACCAATATCAACGCCTTACGGGGCCTGGCCCAACTGGAACTAAAACAAGAGCGGCCAGAAGCGGCCCTTGGCCTGGTGCAAGATGCCATTCAATCTCTGAAAGCTGCCCCCGAAACCCCCGAATCTCAGGAAAATTTACTGGCTGTCAACTTAATTTTGGGGGATATTTATATGTCTAGACAGGACTACGCCCAGGCCCTGACCCACTTTACCCAACTCGCTCAAGATCACCCGAATGACTTCCGCCCCATCCTCGGCCAGGCCATTGCGCTCAAAAGTGAAGGGAAAAGTGCGGATGCTGCCCCCCTCTTTAATCAGGCTGTCAGCTTGGCCCCCCCCCAAGTCAAGGATCAAATTAAACGACTTGCGGCCGCCAACACCCCGAATACCGCCACCAGCCCTGCCCCTAGCTCAACTGATAGTCCAACTCCGGCTCCTTAG
- the ruvA gene encoding Holliday junction branch migration protein RuvA — translation MIGFLRGTILGTQKLGVNRIILCLDVQGVGYDLLITTRVLNALPPVAEPVALFTHLQVRDDQLLLYGFGSAPERDLFRQLISVSGVGPQLGLALLDSLGLSELIQAIVSGNTRLLSRTPGVGTKTAERLALELKTKLAAWRDQTGLVTTPAAGPMAAIQEDVEMTLLALGYTAQEIRQALDAVGQSTALAKNADAEAWLRETITWLSQ, via the coding sequence ATGATTGGTTTTTTGCGCGGGACAATTCTTGGTACCCAAAAACTCGGAGTCAACCGAATTATTCTCTGCTTGGACGTTCAAGGCGTAGGCTATGACCTCTTAATCACAACTCGTGTCCTCAACGCACTCCCGCCCGTAGCTGAACCCGTGGCCCTGTTTACCCATCTGCAAGTGCGCGATGATCAACTCCTGCTGTATGGGTTTGGTTCCGCGCCAGAACGGGATTTATTTCGGCAGTTGATTAGTGTCAGTGGGGTTGGTCCCCAGTTAGGACTCGCCCTCTTAGACAGCTTGGGATTATCAGAGTTGATCCAGGCCATTGTCAGCGGCAATACGCGCCTCCTGAGTCGGACTCCTGGGGTCGGGACAAAAACGGCGGAACGCTTGGCCTTGGAACTAAAAACGAAACTTGCGGCCTGGCGAGATCAAACCGGCCTGGTGACTACTCCCGCTGCCGGGCCAATGGCGGCCATTCAAGAAGATGTGGAAATGACCCTCTTGGCTTTGGGGTATACGGCCCAGGAAATCCGCCAGGCCTTGGACGCAGTTGGACAATCAACGGCCTTAGCCAAAAATGCCGATGCCGAAGCCTGGTTACGGGAAACAATTACGTGGTTGAGTCAGTAA